The following proteins are co-located in the Anaerolineae bacterium genome:
- a CDS encoding NUDIX domain-containing protein, protein MSEPIREAGAIVFWGKNVVLRKNKNGHWLFPKGHIEEGERPEETAVREVSEELGLRVELKRKVGEVHYFYDGKEYQVEIFLAHVLEPTVEWESHAEHDAFLLTPEEALKRLSFKEYSALLEKALEVGPVF, encoded by the coding sequence GTGAGTGAGCCCATAAGAGAAGCAGGAGCTATTGTGTTCTGGGGAAAAAATGTGGTGCTCAGGAAAAACAAAAATGGCCACTGGCTTTTCCCCAAAGGACATATAGAAGAAGGAGAAAGACCGGAGGAGACAGCCGTTCGCGAGGTTTCTGAAGAGCTGGGCCTCAGAGTGGAGCTAAAAAGGAAGGTGGGAGAAGTGCACTATTTCTATGATGGGAAGGAATATCAGGTAGAAATTTTCCTGGCCCATGTTCTGGAGCCAACAGTTGAATGGGAAAGCCACGCAGAACATGATGCCTTTCTCCTTACCCCGGAAGAAGCCCTCAAGAGACTTTCGTTCAAGGAATATTCTGCGCTTCTGGAAAAGGCATTAGAAGTTGGCCCCGTTTTCTGA
- the plsX gene encoding phosphate acyltransferase PlsX translates to MRIILDAMGGDYAPPVAVEGAVMAARELGVEVILVGREEAIRTELAKYDTRNLSLPIVHASQVIEMHEHPAVAVKSKPDSSMVVGMKMLKRGEADAFVSAGNSGGVLAAAIFHLGRIKGIKRPALATPYPTTRGFCFLIDVGANTDCKPEYLLQFALMGHVYAERVMGIKNPRIGLLSNGEEETKGTVVVQEAHQLLKTSGLNFIGNVEGKDIPTGMADVVVSDGFTGNVVVKLSEGLAMALMGIIKEEIKKRPLAVLGSLLAKPAFKAVAKRLDYREYGGGALLGVDGVVVIAHGRSDAVAIKNAIKVAKKAVEGGILQAIKEGLAELPQLQVGED, encoded by the coding sequence ATGCGCATAATTCTTGATGCTATGGGCGGAGATTATGCCCCACCAGTAGCGGTAGAGGGGGCAGTTATGGCTGCCCGGGAACTTGGAGTGGAAGTTATCCTGGTGGGCAGAGAAGAAGCCATCCGGACGGAACTTGCCAAATACGATACACGGAACCTATCGCTTCCTATAGTCCATGCCTCTCAAGTTATAGAAATGCATGAACATCCAGCCGTTGCTGTCAAATCCAAGCCTGATTCATCCATGGTGGTGGGGATGAAAATGCTGAAACGCGGGGAAGCCGATGCCTTTGTATCAGCCGGGAACTCAGGAGGAGTTCTGGCCGCTGCCATTTTCCACCTGGGGAGAATAAAGGGTATAAAGAGGCCTGCCCTTGCTACCCCCTATCCCACGACCAGAGGCTTTTGTTTCCTCATAGATGTGGGAGCCAATACTGATTGTAAGCCCGAATATTTGCTTCAATTTGCCTTAATGGGCCACGTGTATGCGGAAAGAGTCATGGGGATAAAGAATCCGCGCATAGGTCTTCTTTCCAATGGAGAGGAAGAAACCAAGGGTACGGTGGTGGTCCAGGAGGCCCATCAGCTTCTCAAGACCAGTGGCTTAAATTTCATAGGAAATGTGGAAGGCAAAGATATACCTACCGGGATGGCGGATGTGGTGGTAAGCGATGGGTTTACAGGTAACGTGGTGGTGAAGCTTTCAGAAGGTCTGGCTATGGCTCTCATGGGGATAATAAAGGAAGAGATAAAAAAGCGACCATTAGCCGTTTTGGGGAGCCTGCTGGCTAAACCTGCTTTCAAGGCCGTAGCCAAACGCCTCGATTACCGGGAATACGGTGGGGGAGCGCTTTTAGGAGTAGACGGAGTAGTGGTAATAGCTCACGGGCGCTCTGATGCGGTAGCCATTAAAAATGCAATAAAGGTTGCCAAGAAAGCGGTAGAGGGAGGTATTCTGCAGGCTATAAAGGAAGGCCTTGCAGAACTTCCCCAGTTACAGGTAGGAGAGGACTAA
- a CDS encoding glycerate kinase — MGKEEIKAIINAALKAVDPAEAIRKVVKRENDKLIVADRIYDLSYFQRIIVVGGGKAGAPMAAAVEEVLGERITGGWVNVKEGYILEPFPARIYINQAGHPTPNEAGFEGAKKIMEMVSGLGERDMVITLISGGGSALMPLPAEGITLEDKKLATSLLLRCGATINEMNALRKHISAIKGGQLAKAAYPATIISLILSDVVGSPLDTIASGPTAPDPTTFSDAWKVLEKYGILTEMPQSIVERLQRGMKGEIPETPKPGDPVFDRVQNVIIADNYIAATAALEEARRWGFNALLLTTFLEGEAREIGKAVAALGKEIALRGIPIPPPACLILGGETTVTIKGKGKGGRNQELALAAAIALEGWDEITIVTLATDGTDGPTDAAGAIVDGTTVRRGLEKGLSPLAYLQDNDSYTFFKALGDLLVTGPTNTNVNDLVFILVKR; from the coding sequence GTGGGTAAAGAGGAAATAAAGGCCATAATAAATGCAGCCCTTAAAGCTGTTGACCCCGCTGAGGCTATACGCAAAGTGGTTAAAAGGGAGAACGATAAACTCATAGTTGCCGATAGAATTTACGACCTTTCTTACTTTCAGCGCATAATAGTAGTGGGTGGGGGCAAAGCTGGGGCTCCCATGGCCGCTGCCGTTGAGGAGGTTTTAGGGGAACGTATCACTGGCGGCTGGGTTAACGTAAAGGAAGGTTACATACTTGAACCGTTTCCAGCCCGTATTTACATCAATCAGGCCGGACACCCAACTCCAAACGAGGCAGGATTTGAGGGGGCGAAAAAGATTATGGAGATGGTCTCCGGACTTGGAGAAAGGGATATGGTTATTACTCTCATTTCTGGAGGAGGCTCAGCCCTTATGCCCCTGCCAGCAGAAGGCATAACCTTGGAAGATAAAAAATTAGCCACTTCTCTCCTTTTGAGATGCGGAGCTACTATAAACGAAATGAACGCCTTGCGCAAACATATCTCCGCCATAAAAGGAGGACAACTGGCCAAAGCAGCGTATCCTGCCACTATCATAAGCTTAATTCTATCCGATGTGGTGGGAAGTCCGCTGGATACCATCGCCTCAGGCCCAACCGCTCCCGACCCAACCACTTTCTCCGATGCATGGAAGGTTCTGGAAAAATATGGGATCTTAACTGAGATGCCCCAGAGCATTGTGGAGAGACTTCAGAGGGGCATGAAGGGAGAAATTCCTGAAACCCCCAAACCTGGTGACCCTGTATTTGACCGGGTCCAGAACGTTATAATAGCCGATAACTACATAGCTGCCACTGCGGCTCTGGAGGAAGCCAGACGATGGGGCTTCAATGCTCTGCTTCTCACCACTTTCTTGGAGGGAGAAGCAAGGGAGATCGGAAAAGCTGTGGCAGCTTTGGGGAAAGAGATAGCTCTCAGAGGAATCCCTATACCGCCGCCGGCCTGCCTTATCCTGGGAGGTGAGACAACAGTAACCATTAAGGGGAAGGGGAAAGGCGGCAGAAATCAGGAATTGGCTCTGGCTGCGGCGATAGCCCTTGAAGGCTGGGATGAAATCACCATTGTAACTTTAGCCACTGACGGAACTGATGGCCCCACCGATGCCGCAGGCGCCATAGTGGATGGGACAACGGTAAGGAGGGGTTTGGAAAAAGGGCTTTCCCCACTGGCTTACCTTCAGGATAACGATTCGTATACGTTTTTCAAAGCTCTCGGTGATTTGCTCGTAACGGGGCCCACCAATACCAATGTCAATGATCTGGTGTTTATCCTTGTAAAACGATAA
- a CDS encoding M28 family peptidase, with protein sequence MVPFVYKEVRGYNILAYKGDGPGILLGTHYDTRPISDRNPPELQHLPVPGANDGNSGTALLLEMARILREPQDFRIWLAFFDAEDMGNIDGWPFSVGASFASQMELNLKAVIVADMIGDKDLKIYQEANSDKTLTESIWGIARSLGFSEYFIPQVKYRIIDDHLPFALRGIPSALVIDFDYPYWHTSEDTPDKVSPESLEIVGRVLKTWVEKEGPKWVKRK encoded by the coding sequence TTGGTTCCCTTTGTATACAAAGAAGTCCGGGGCTACAACATCCTGGCTTACAAGGGAGATGGCCCTGGAATATTGCTTGGAACCCACTATGATACTCGTCCCATATCCGACCGCAATCCACCCGAGTTGCAGCATCTACCCGTACCCGGTGCCAACGACGGAAATAGCGGCACTGCTTTACTTCTTGAGATGGCCCGAATCCTGAGAGAACCGCAGGATTTCCGGATCTGGCTCGCTTTTTTTGATGCCGAGGATATGGGTAACATTGATGGATGGCCTTTCTCGGTGGGCGCCTCTTTTGCCTCCCAGATGGAACTCAACCTCAAAGCCGTAATTGTAGCAGATATGATTGGGGACAAAGATCTGAAAATCTATCAGGAGGCTAATTCGGATAAGACCCTCACTGAGAGCATCTGGGGTATAGCCCGAAGCCTTGGTTTTTCTGAATATTTCATCCCGCAGGTCAAGTACAGAATCATTGATGACCACCTGCCCTTCGCCCTCAGAGGTATCCCATCGGCCCTGGTCATTGATTTTGACTACCCTTACTGGCACACTTCAGAGGATACCCCGGATAAGGTCAGCCCTGAAAGTCTGGAAATTGTGGGGAGGGTGCTAAAAACATGGGTGGAAAAGGAGGGGCCAAAGTGGGTAAAGAGGAAATAA
- the trmFO gene encoding FADH(2)-oxidizing methylenetetrahydrofolate--tRNA-(uracil(54)-C(5))-methyltransferase TrmFO translates to MGDVVVIGGGLAGSEAAWQLAERGFKVYLYEMRPFKLTPAHRTGFLAELVCSNSLGAEPLDKPLGLLKEELRRLGSLILSCAYETRVPAGGSLAVSRDDFARLVTERIESHPNIKVIREEVTEIPSGPVIVATGPLTSDILAARLRELIGEEYLYFYDAMAPIITYESIDMSKAFRASRYGRGGEDYINCPMTEEEYYRFVDALLQAETIELRDFEREDPKFFEACLPIEVIARRGREALAFGPLRPVGLVDPRTGKQPYAVVQLRQDDAAGTLYNLVGFQTNLKWGEQERVFRLIPGLEKAEFVRYGQMHRNTFINSPKLLFPTLQFRRRHDLFFAGQITGSEGYVGSTATGLVAGLNMARLLKGKELLVFPPTTMIGALCHYITDPRIKDFQPMKANFGLLPPLERKIKRKPARYLAYSERALKDLEAFMTSQGILKD, encoded by the coding sequence ATGGGCGATGTAGTGGTGATTGGGGGCGGGCTTGCTGGATCTGAAGCGGCCTGGCAGCTGGCGGAGAGAGGATTCAAAGTATATCTTTATGAGATGCGCCCTTTCAAGCTAACGCCAGCTCATCGCACTGGGTTTTTGGCGGAGCTAGTTTGCAGCAACTCTCTCGGAGCAGAACCCTTAGATAAACCCTTAGGGCTTCTCAAAGAGGAACTGCGTCGTCTGGGTTCTCTCATCCTTTCCTGCGCTTATGAGACGAGAGTCCCGGCAGGGGGGAGCTTGGCAGTTTCCAGAGATGATTTTGCTCGCCTGGTCACAGAGCGAATAGAATCGCATCCCAATATCAAAGTCATACGGGAGGAAGTGACGGAAATACCATCAGGGCCGGTAATAGTAGCCACTGGCCCGCTGACCTCTGATATACTTGCTGCTCGCCTTCGAGAATTGATCGGAGAGGAGTATCTTTACTTTTACGATGCCATGGCTCCAATAATAACCTACGAATCCATAGACATGAGCAAAGCCTTCCGGGCTTCCCGTTACGGCAGGGGCGGAGAAGATTACATAAATTGCCCGATGACAGAGGAGGAGTATTACCGCTTTGTGGATGCTCTTTTGCAGGCTGAAACCATTGAGCTCAGGGATTTTGAAAGGGAGGATCCGAAATTCTTTGAAGCATGCCTTCCTATAGAGGTGATAGCCAGGCGAGGAAGAGAAGCTCTGGCCTTTGGCCCATTGCGTCCGGTGGGGCTTGTAGATCCGAGGACTGGCAAGCAGCCTTACGCTGTGGTTCAACTTCGTCAGGACGATGCTGCTGGCACGTTATATAATCTGGTGGGTTTTCAGACAAACCTGAAATGGGGTGAGCAGGAGAGGGTTTTCAGGCTTATTCCAGGCCTTGAGAAAGCCGAATTCGTACGGTACGGACAGATGCATCGCAATACGTTCATAAATTCTCCGAAATTATTGTTTCCAACCCTTCAATTCCGCCGCAGGCATGATTTGTTCTTTGCTGGTCAGATAACCGGCAGTGAGGGTTATGTAGGTTCAACAGCTACAGGGCTTGTAGCAGGGCTGAATATGGCCAGATTGCTAAAGGGAAAGGAGCTACTGGTTTTTCCTCCGACCACCATGATAGGGGCGCTTTGTCATTACATAACAGATCCGCGTATAAAAGACTTTCAGCCCATGAAAGCGAACTTTGGACTGTTGCCGCCTTTGGAGCGGAAAATAAAGAGAAAGCCGGCGCGCTATCTGGCCTATAGTGAGAGAGCCCTTAAGGATTTAGAAGCTTTCATGACTTCCCAAGGGATTTTGAAAGATTAG